AGGTAGGAAGTCCCAGGCGCGCGTAGATCATGGCAAACACTCCGATTGGTTTGCCGCGAGAAACGTTCGTTTCTCAACCCGGGCATGCCCGGTGAAATCAAGTGGAAGCCGAAACCCAATACATACGAACGAATTCAGTGCGACGGAACTACCGGATCGAATTCAACCGTAGATGTTATCGATTGATTCGTTTGTCGGACGTTATTGAGTTCGCGTAGTTCATACCGATGGTTGCGTTGATTGGCATTGAGCTCCAATCGCTCGCCAATAGGATGTAAAATTCTGAAAATTCTTGTCTTGGGCTTTGGTTTGGATAGGATTTCTTAACTATTTTCAAGGTTCGAGGGAGTTAACAATATGCCATTTAAAAAAATCAGAAAAGCTTTTGCGGTCGCGGGGGTCGCCACTCTCGCATTTGTAGGCGCGCACGCGGCGTCCGCAGCGACATTCGATTTTGTATCAATTGCGGACAATGCGGGCGATGCAAATTACATTGGAGGAACGGAACTCAATTGGGGGGATACGGCTTTTGCCGCAGGTCTGACGATTGACGGTATCACTCTGATTGCTTCAGGCAGCAACGTGAACAATAATTTCGCGGATGCGTTTTTTGACAAGGGCACGGCTGGTCTCGGTGTTTGCTCGACTGTTCTTGGCTGTGCGACGGGCGGTCCTGGAAATACCGCGGATGACAATGTCAGTGCGTCGCAGGGCGGTGAAACTTTGACACTAGACTTCGGTACTGAAGTCAGCATCACGGACATTTTCTTCCGTGCCGCCGGTCATGGCGCGCTGACTGGATCACTTAACCTGAATGGAGGTGTTCTTGGTATCACCAACGGTTTCGCCACGAGCGGGCTTTCCTTGTTGTCTGGA
This genomic interval from Paracoccaceae bacterium contains the following:
- a CDS encoding VPLPA-CTERM sorting domain-containing protein, whose translation is MPFKKIRKAFAVAGVATLAFVGAHAASAATFDFVSIADNAGDANYIGGTELNWGDTAFAAGLTIDGITLIASGSNVNNNFADAFFDKGTAGLGVCSTVLGCATGGPGNTADDNVSASQGGETLTLDFGTEVSITDIFFRAAGHGALTGSLNLNGGVLGITNGFATSGLSLLSGASVYDFKYTNSEFYISSAVVSAVPIPAAGLMLLTALGGLTAVRRRKQKAA